The following are from one region of the Salvia splendens isolate huo1 chromosome 2, SspV2, whole genome shotgun sequence genome:
- the LOC121793039 gene encoding ACT domain-containing protein ACR6-like isoform X1 — MDDEFAKLLRRINPPRVVIDNDACEDATLIQVDSVNKHGILLQVVQILTDLDLVIKKAYISSDGGWFMDVFNVIDQNGNKIRDQETISYIQERLESSDDLVEPSLKGLVGLVPSEEHTCIELAGRDRPGLLSEVCAVLTDLECNVVNAEIWTHNERAAAVVLITDHTMGCAIEDPKRLAAIKELLCNVLRGHSDLNSAKMTLTPPGVTHRQRRLHQIMFADRDYEKADNLICGNAHATNSRPHVIVTDCAEKDYTVITMRSKDRPKLLFDVICTLTDMQYVVFHGVVHTGRTEAYQEYYIRHMDGVPISSEAERDRVMQCLEAAIERRGTEGLELELCAEDRVGLLSDITRIFRENGLCIKRAEISTRGGKARDTFYVTDVTGSPVDHKTVDSICEQIGGGVLHVKWDINSSPKPQQESTISFLLGSFFRSRTFSSFT, encoded by the exons ATGGATGACGAGTTTGCCAAGCTTCTGCGCAGGATCAATCCGCCCAG GGTTGTGATTGATAATGATGCTTGTGAGGATGCCACTCTAATACAG GTTGATAGTGTCAATAAGCATGGAATCCTCCTTCAGGTGGTCCAAATTTTGACAGATTTGGATCTTGTGATTAAGAAAGCGTACATATCATCTGATGGTGGATGGTTTATGGATG TGTTCAATGTGATTGATcaaaatggaaacaaaattagAGATCAAGAGACCATCAGCTACATCCAAGAG AGACTTGAAAGCAGTGATGATTTGGTTGAACCTTCTTTGAAAGGACTGGTTGGATTGGTCCCTTCTGAAGAGCATACGTGCATTGAGCTAGCAGGAAGAGACAGGCCCGGTTTATTATCTGAAGTCTGTGCTGTCCTGACGGATCTCGAGTGCAATGTGGTGAATGCCGAGATATGGACGCACAATGAAAGAGCTGCAGCTGTGGTTCTTATCACTGACCATACCATGGGTTGTGCAATTGAAGATCCAAAGCGCCTAGCAGCGATAAAGGAGCTCTTGTGCAATGTTCTCAGGGGACACAGTGATCTGAATTCTGCAAAAATGACGCTTACACCACCTGGCGTCACCCACAGGCAACGAAGGTTACACCAGATCATGTTTGCTGACCGAGACTATGAAAAAGCTGACAACTTGATTTGTGGCAATGCTCATGCCACGAACTCCAGACCTCATGTAATTGTAACAGATTGTGCTGAAAAAGATTATACGGTCATCACCATGAGATCAAAAGATCGACCCAAGCTATTGTTTGACGTTATCTGCACTCTGACTGACATGCAGTATGTAGTCTTTCACGGGGTAGTCCACACAGGAAGAACGGAGGCATATCAG GAATACTATATTCGGCACATGGATGGGGTCCCTATTAGTTCAGAAGCTGAACGAGACCGTGTGATGCAATGTCTGGAAGCAGCCATTGAAAGGCGAGGAACTGAG GGTCTAGAATTGGAACTGTGTGCTGAAGACAGAGTAGGACTTCTCTCCGACATCACCAGGATATTTAGGGAAAATGGTCTGTGCATCAAAAGAGCAGAGATCTCAACAAGGGGTGGGAAAGCAAGGGATACATTCTATGTCACGGATGTTACTGGCAGCCCCGTAGATCATAAGACTGTCGACTCTATCTGTGAACAGATTGGTGGTGGTGTTTTGCACGTCAAATGGGACATTAACTCTTCCCCAAAACCACAGCAGGAGAgcacaattagcttccttttaGGAAGCTTCTTCAGATCTCGAACCTTTTCCTCGTTTACGTGA
- the LOC121793039 gene encoding ACT domain-containing protein ACR6-like isoform X2 — MDVFNVIDQNGNKIRDQETISYIQERLESSDDLVEPSLKGLVGLVPSEEHTCIELAGRDRPGLLSEVCAVLTDLECNVVNAEIWTHNERAAAVVLITDHTMGCAIEDPKRLAAIKELLCNVLRGHSDLNSAKMTLTPPGVTHRQRRLHQIMFADRDYEKADNLICGNAHATNSRPHVIVTDCAEKDYTVITMRSKDRPKLLFDVICTLTDMQYVVFHGVVHTGRTEAYQEYYIRHMDGVPISSEAERDRVMQCLEAAIERRGTEGLELELCAEDRVGLLSDITRIFRENGLCIKRAEISTRGGKARDTFYVTDVTGSPVDHKTVDSICEQIGGGVLHVKWDINSSPKPQQESTISFLLGSFFRSRTFSSFT; from the exons ATGGATG TGTTCAATGTGATTGATcaaaatggaaacaaaattagAGATCAAGAGACCATCAGCTACATCCAAGAG AGACTTGAAAGCAGTGATGATTTGGTTGAACCTTCTTTGAAAGGACTGGTTGGATTGGTCCCTTCTGAAGAGCATACGTGCATTGAGCTAGCAGGAAGAGACAGGCCCGGTTTATTATCTGAAGTCTGTGCTGTCCTGACGGATCTCGAGTGCAATGTGGTGAATGCCGAGATATGGACGCACAATGAAAGAGCTGCAGCTGTGGTTCTTATCACTGACCATACCATGGGTTGTGCAATTGAAGATCCAAAGCGCCTAGCAGCGATAAAGGAGCTCTTGTGCAATGTTCTCAGGGGACACAGTGATCTGAATTCTGCAAAAATGACGCTTACACCACCTGGCGTCACCCACAGGCAACGAAGGTTACACCAGATCATGTTTGCTGACCGAGACTATGAAAAAGCTGACAACTTGATTTGTGGCAATGCTCATGCCACGAACTCCAGACCTCATGTAATTGTAACAGATTGTGCTGAAAAAGATTATACGGTCATCACCATGAGATCAAAAGATCGACCCAAGCTATTGTTTGACGTTATCTGCACTCTGACTGACATGCAGTATGTAGTCTTTCACGGGGTAGTCCACACAGGAAGAACGGAGGCATATCAG GAATACTATATTCGGCACATGGATGGGGTCCCTATTAGTTCAGAAGCTGAACGAGACCGTGTGATGCAATGTCTGGAAGCAGCCATTGAAAGGCGAGGAACTGAG GGTCTAGAATTGGAACTGTGTGCTGAAGACAGAGTAGGACTTCTCTCCGACATCACCAGGATATTTAGGGAAAATGGTCTGTGCATCAAAAGAGCAGAGATCTCAACAAGGGGTGGGAAAGCAAGGGATACATTCTATGTCACGGATGTTACTGGCAGCCCCGTAGATCATAAGACTGTCGACTCTATCTGTGAACAGATTGGTGGTGGTGTTTTGCACGTCAAATGGGACATTAACTCTTCCCCAAAACCACAGCAGGAGAgcacaattagcttccttttaGGAAGCTTCTTCAGATCTCGAACCTTTTCCTCGTTTACGTGA